A single window of Salminus brasiliensis chromosome 18, fSalBra1.hap2, whole genome shotgun sequence DNA harbors:
- the rnf14 gene encoding E3 ubiquitin-protein ligase RNF14: MSGDQEAQEDELLALASIYDEEEFRRAESGREGEIHLCLELPANFKLLVNGERSVEYDVSFLPPLVLSFELPVDYPSSSEPVFTLSSKWLSRLQLTTLCKRLDELWEENQGCVVLFTWIQFLKEEALDFLGLQSPLEIPSRSSQPQPDRCKNEAAAKPAEGAEKRKQLELDPRAVLEADPRADVLPQLLDFDEAQRQKVFDGKPFCCGICFSEKLGSGCTLFKECQHVYCKACMKEYFEIQIRDGKVQCLNCPEPECTSVATPSQVKLLVGEDDFARYDRLLLQSTLDRMADVVYCPRKTCCMAVMLEPETTMGLCPSCRYAFCTLCKRAYHGLSHCLPTVDELRNLQEDYLSASKEEQRFMEQRYGKHVIQRAVEESFSRKWLEENSKNCPSCGTHIQKTQGCNKMTCSSCHQYFCWICLAPLSKVNPYSHFNNPNMACFNQLFQGVEEDDDEFFSDED; this comes from the exons ATGTCAGGGGATCAGGAAGCACAAGAAGACGAACTGCTGGCCCTAGCGAGTATTTATGATGAAGAAGAGTTTCGGCGAGCTGAGTCAGGACGGGAAGGCGAGATTCACCTGTGCCTTGAACTTCCTGCTAACTTCAAGCTGCTGGTCAATG GGGAGAGAAGTGTGGAGTATGACGTGTCCTTTCTGCCTCCATTGGTGCTGAGTTTCGAGCTCCCTGTGGATTATCCTTCCTCTTCAGAGCCTGTTTTTACCCTGAGCTCCAAATGGCTTTCAAGGCTCCAG CTGACGACTCTATGCAAGCGGCTGGACGAACTGTGGGAGGAGAACCAGGGCTGCGTGGTGCTCTTCACCTGGATCCAATTCCTCAAGGAAGAGGCACTGGACTTCCTGGGCCTTCAGTCTCCTCTGGAGATCCCAAGTCGCAGCAGCCAGCCTCAGCCTGACCGCTGTAAGAACGAGGCCGCCGCAAAGCCAGCGGAAGGCGCGGAGAAGAGGAAGCAGCTAGAGCTGGACCCGCGAGCTGTCCTGGAAGCCGACCCTCGAGCTGATGTTCTACCTCAGCTGCTGGACTTTGACGAAGCGCAGCGGCAGAAGGTTTTCGACGGCAAGCCGTTCTGCTGTGGCATCTGTTTCTCGGAGAAGCTGGGCTCTGGCTGCACGCTCTTCAAGGAGTGCCAGCACGTCTACTGCAAGGCCTGCATGAAGGAGTACTTTGAGATCCAGATCCGAGATGGGAAAGTTCAGTGCCTTAACTGCCCTGAACCGGAGTGCACCTCTGTGGCCACACCTTCACAG GTGAAACTACTGGTGGGCGAGGATGATTTTGCCCGCTATGACCGTCTTCTTCTGCAGTCCACCCTGGACCGTATGGCTGACGTGGTGTACTGCCCTCGCAAAACGTGCTGCATGGCTGTGATGTTGGAGCCAGAAACCACCATGGGCCTCTGTCCTTCCTGCCGCTACGCCTTTTGCACCCTGTGCAAGCGTGCCTACCATGGCCTGTCTCACTGCTTGCCCACAGTCG ATGAACTCCGCAACTTACAAGAGGACTACCTGTCTGCCAGCAAGGAGGAACAGCGGTTTATGGAGCAGCGCTATGGGAAGCACGTCATCCAGCGTGCTGTGGAGGAGTCCTTCAGCAGGAAGTGGCTGGAAGAGAACTCGAAAAATTGCCCTTCGTGTGGCACTCACATCCAG AAGACACAGGGCTGCAACAAGATGACCTGCTCCTCCTGCCATCAGTATTTCTGTTGGATCTGCTTGGCGCCCCTCTCCAAAGTCAACCCTTACAGCCACTTCAACAACCCCAACATGGCCTGCTTCAATCA ATTGTTCCAGGGTGTtgaggaagatgatgatgaatttTTCAGTGATGAAGATTAG
- the ndfip1l gene encoding NEDD4 family-interacting protein 1-like has translation MAESSGRYQQLPNEEEPEEGPQVASDAPPPYSSLAPENAAYFDYKDDAAFPKPPSYNVATSLPSYDEAERSKVEASVPLVAGRDEDFVARDDFEDADQLRIGNDGIFMLTFFMAFLFNWIGFFLSFCLTTSAAGRYGAISGFGLSLIKWILIVRFSTYFPGYFDGQYWLWWVFLVLGFLLFLRGFINYAKIRKMADSFSTLPRTRVLFIY, from the exons ATGGCAGAATCAAGCGGCAGATATCAGCAG TTGCCCAATGAAGAGGAGCCAGAAGAGGGACCACAGGTGGCCAGCGATGCTCCGCCGCCCTACAGCAGCCTCGCACCGGAAAATGCAG CATATTTTGATTACAAAGATGATGCTGCGTTTCCCAAGCCCCCCTCTTACAACGTAGCCACATCACTGCCATCATATGACGAGGCTGAGAGAAGCAAGGTGGAAGCCTCTGTCCCTCTGGTGGCAGGACGA GATGAGGACTTTGTGGCCAGGGATGACTTTGAGGACGCAGACCAGTTGCGAATAGGCAATGATGGCATTTTCATGCTGACCTTCTTCA TGGCGTTCCTCTTCAACTGGATTGGCTTCTTCCTGTCGTTCTGCCTCACCACTTCGGCGGCAGGCCGTTACGGCGCCATCTCCGGCTTCGGCCTGTCCCTCATCAAGTGGATCCTGATTGTGCGA TTTTCAACATACTTTCCTGGTTATTTCGATGGCCAGTATTGGCTGTGGTGGGTGTTCCTGGTGCTTG GTTTCCTGCTCTTCCTCAGGGGCTTCATCAACTACGCCAAGATCCGCAAAATGGCAGACTCCTTTTCTACTCTCCCTCGAACCAGAGTTCTCTTCATCTATTAA
- the endou2 gene encoding uridylate-specific endoribonuclease B: MIESDRELSAMVQELWDNDVNRLKPGTDYRISLQGKAGDVSLLNDDNDAAGFPLFTYVDETIFKKETFLAFISLLDNYESDAGEPEVVTPEEEAENHKFLDSIVNTSAMKIVHKYLVEKNLSPEDTTQFKKQLYRIWFELYARRGSSRPDSSGFEHVFVGETRGGRTVIGFHNWIQLYLQEKLGHIDYKGYSVNTNSPQPDENKHILALQFSWKNGIKPKGSIFIGVSPEFEFALYTLCFLTSPNERVRVSFSLYDVEIVCHHYNQKHIGTTYPVLVKYQAVQ; encoded by the exons ATGATTGAAAGTGACCGAGAACTCTCAGCTATGGTGCAGGAGCTTTGGGATAACGATGTCAATCGACTGAAGCCTGGGACAGACTATCGCATATCTCTGCAA GGAAAGGCAGGTGACGTGTCACTCCTGAATGATGATAATGACGCTGCTGGCTTCCCTTTGTTCACATATGTCGACGAAACAATTTTCAAAAAAGAGACGTTCTTGG CCTTCATTTCACTTTTGGACAATTATGAGAGTGATGCTGGTGAGCCAGAGGTCGTGACCCCAGAGGAGGAAGCAGAGAATCATAAGTTTCTGGACTCCATTGTAAATACGTCTGCAATGAAG ATTGTCCACAAATATCTAGTGGAGAAGAACCTTTCCCCAGAGGACACAACACAGTTCAAAAAGCAGCTGTACCGCATCTGGTTTGAGCTGTATGCCAGGAGAGGATCCAGcag acCAGACTCTTCAGGGTTTGAGCACGTCTTCGTGGGAGAAACTAGAGGCGGACGTACAGTAATTGGTTTTCACAACTGGATTCAGTTGTACTTGCAAGAGAAGCTTGGGCATATTGACTATAAAGGCTACAGCGTGAATACAAACTCCCCCCAG CCAGATGAGAACAAACACATCTTGGCTCTGCAGTTCAGCTGGAAGAACGGAATCAAACCTAAAGGGAGCATCTTCATTGGCGTCAGCCCGGAGTTCGAGTTCGCCCTGTACACCCTGTGTTTCCTCACCTCTCCTAACGAGCGCGTCAGAGTGTCCTTCAGTCTTTACGATGTTGAGATCGTCTGCCACCACTACAACCAGAAGCACATAGGAACCACCTACCCCGTCCTTGTGAAATACCAAGCCGTACAATGA